The segment TGACCCTAACGCTGACCCTGACGGGGACGGCTTTCCCACCTGGCAGGAGGTATCCGTAGGCACCAACCCCTATGATCCTGCGTCCCATCCTCAACCTCGCCCTAACCCTGGCACTCGCACGGATACCGACGGGGATGGCTGGCCGGATGCGGACGAGATCGCCCAGGGCACGGATCCTCGGGACCCCAACAGCAAGCCCACTGGTATCCCCCCCTTGCAGGACACGGATGGGGACGGCGTCCCGGACGTGGAGGAGATCGCCAAGGGCACTGACCCTTATAACCCGGACGATAAGCCTCAGCAGGATGCGGATACATGGCCTGGCGGCCCTCCTCCCGGTGATCTGCGCCCTGTCGAGTTGCCCCAGCGGGAGGCTCTGGAGAAAAAGAATTTGCCTGAGCTCAAAGAAGAGATATGGCAGTCTTTCCAAGAGAACGTGACCCAGCGTTGGCAGGAAGCTCTTCAGGAGTTGCGGACAACGGCGGCCCAGCGGTTTCCCTTTGCCATTGTTTCATCCTTCCGCTTCCGTGTTGAGGGTGGCTCTGCCCCCTGCGCCTTTACGGTTCCCATAGGTCCGTATCAAGCCCAAATGGACATATGTTCTACCTCTATCTGGCAAGCTGCCACCGCTTTCCGCCCCATCCTGGGGGTGCTGGTCTGGATGAGCGCCGCTTTGCTCCTGATCCGGAGGGGCCTGGATGTCCAGAAGTGAAACCCCTCACAAAACCCTTGCGCTTTTTCCCCTTGCGCCCCTTAGTTGCTCCCTATCAGGGGCGGGGTGCCGTCAAGGGCGCAAGCCCCGGAGGGCCGCCCCCATCCCATCGCGCACGTTTACCGGACGGAAGGAGGACGGGGTTTGCATATGCGGTAGGGGGCGGCCCGGAGGGGTCCTCTGGACCCTTGACGGCGGGGTCCCCGCCCCCGGATACCCTGGCTTTGGGGGCGCAAGGGGAAAGCAGGGAAAGGGGAGGTGAGGTATGGGTGCCCTGATCTCTGGCCTTCTAGAACTCCTCCAGTGGCTGGCCGCCACCTTCGCCCGCCTGGGCGGGTGGCTCGTGGATACCGTCCAGCGGGTGGCCGCCTGGATCTGGGGTGTCCTGGATTACGCCCTCACGTGGCTCTGGAATGCTGCCGTTGACGTCATCATCTGGACCTTCAACGCCTTCTTCTGGGTTCTGGGCCACGTCCTGGAGTTGCCCATACTCGCCTTGACCCTTCTGGTCCGTATCCTCCCCCAAATGCCTAGTGATTGGGTCTTTGTTGATAACGTCCTCATCCCCGCTTTCAACGTGGCTAATCAGATACTCCCTATCTCTGAGGCTGTTTCTATTCTCAGCCTTTGGCTCTCCTTCTACAGCCTTATGGCCGTCTGGCGCATCATCACCTTCATTCGGGGAGGTCGCTAGTGATTGAGGCTTTCGTGGGCATCCCTGGTAGCGGCAAAAGCTACGCCCTCGTCCTCAAGGGCCTTGAGGCCCTTTCTGCTCCCTCTCCTCGCCCCGTTTACGCTAACTTCGGTTTCATCCGGGAAAACGTCTACCACTACCTCCGCCGTCGCAAAAAGCTTCCTCACCGGGAGGCCGTCCTCAGGACCGATCTCATCCGGGAGATACGGGACTACTCGGACCTCCTCAACGTCCATGATGGCGTTCTCCTCTTTGACGAGGCCCACATGTGGCTTCCCTCCAGACAGTTTGACCTTATCCCGGTGGAGGTCATTGCCTTCTGGTCCCAGCACCGCAAGGTGGGCGTGGATGTCTATCTAGCTACCCAGCGCTACGGGTCTGTGGACGCTATCGTCCGTGAGCTGGTGGCCTTCGTCTACTGGGCTCGTCCTGCTCCGTTCTGGCTCCGTGTTCTCCTCATCCCCTGGGCTCGGGGCCGCAAGGTCCTCCGCTACACGTCCATCATGGATGAGTCCCTGGGCATGATGCAGAAACAGGCCAAGGGCATCTTTGAGGGCGTGGCTAGGAACTCCGTGGTTATCCTGGACCCCTTGGCGGCCGCTTGCTATGACACCTACGCCATCTTCGAACCCCCCATTGTCCGGCTCCAAAGGGAACTGGACCCCAAGAAGCGGGCCATCTTCGACCGCATGGGCCTAGCCTGGGACGCTTCACGGGTCCGTGGCCGTAGGGATATGCCCCGTGCCGTGGATGGTGCCCCCTATCTCACCATGGAGGAACTAGCCCATGCCTACCGCCATGGCCTCAAGCCCCACGAACTCCTTCGCAAGAAGTGGGAGGAGTGGGTAAGCTCTTCTCATGACGAACCTGCTGGTTCTCCTGCGGTCCTTTCTTCTGAAGATACTTCGGATGCTCCGCTTGACTGGTCCCGTTTCGCCTGGGGTGGCTAGGTGCCCCAAATGTGGCATGCCTCATTCCTTGGCCCTCCAAGTAAAGCAAGGCAAGCGCTTTTGCCCTCACGTGGCTTACTTGGGGTGCCCCTATGACCCCCGCCGTGGCGTCTACCGCCAAAGGCGCTAGAATGCTTGCGGGGCGGGCTGAGTGGTCGAGGGCTATCCTGGCCCTTGTGGTCGTCTGGTAGACTGGCCCCATCCCCATAGGCGTCGTTGAGGTTGGCCCTTAGTGGTCGGGTGTAAGAGTGCCATAGGGGAGGCCCGCCCCGTATATGTATGCGCTTTTTCCTGCGAGGCCTTCCACCGATAAGCCTGGTTTTATGCACGATGAGCGCATTTGTAGGCGTTGACGTATCTGCAAGGTGGCTCGATGTTGCCCTTCCCTCTGGGGAAGTCCTCCGGGTGCCGAACCCTGAGGGTATCCCTTCCCTTCTCGAGGCTCTCCCTCCCGGTGCTTCCGTTGGCCTAGAGGCCACCAGTACCTACTACCGCCCTTTGGCCTACGCCCTCCACCAGGCAGGCTTCTGGGTCTACGTCCTCAACCCTCAGGCAGTCAAAGCCTATGCCCGGTCCCTCTTGCGTAGGGCCAAGACCGATAAGGCGGATGCTAGGCTCATCGCTCGCTTTCTTGCTGAGCGGCATGTGGACTTACCCCTTTACACCCCCTTGGAGGACTCCCTTGTCCTGCTCTCCCTTCTGGTTCGCTTTTCTGAGGCCCTAACCTCTGACCGGGTGGGTGCCCTCAACCGGCTTCATGCCTGGGAGTACGTTGTGCCCGGTGTATCGGGCATCCTGGGATATGTCCCCCGTACCCTCCGGGGGCTCCGGGAGGAGGTCATGCAGAAAGCCCTTGAGGTTGCCCAGGCTGACCCTGTGGTGTCCCGGTGGCTGGACTCTCTCACCACGCTTCCGGGTTTCGGTCACGTTCTCGCTCTGAAGGTTCTCGCCTACTCTGGCGATATGACCCGCTTCCGTTCGGCTCGGGCATATGCGGCCTTTACGGGTTTGACCCCCAGGATTTACCAGTCTGGGGACGCCCCGGAGAAGTCGGCCATCTCCAGGGTAGGCCCTTCCCGCCTCCGGTCTGCCTTTTACATGGCGGCCCTATCTGCATACCGCTTCGATGCTGAGCGTAGGGAGTGGGTGGATAGGATGGTAGCTAGAGGTAAACCAAAGAGACTTGCACTCACGGCTTTGGCGGCCCGTCTAGCACGTGCGGCGTGGGCTGTGTGCGTCAGGGGGGCTTGACAAATCGCCGTTGAGGTCTACCAGCGCCCTCAGGGCTTCCTCCAGATCAGGGCTTTTCATGAGGCTGGTGCCGATGAGCACGGCGTCGAAAAGCCCCTCCAAGGGTTTCAGCTCCTCCCGGCGGGAATAGCCCGACTCCGCCACCAAAACCCCGCCAAAGCCAGCCTCTCGGGCCAAGCGGCCAAGCCTTGGGGCCGCGGTGAGGTCTATCTGCAGGGTGGTGAGATTCCGGTTGTTGATGCCCACCATCTCCGCCCCCGCCTCGAGGGCCAGCTCCAGCTCCCTTTCCGTGTGCACCTCCACCAGGGCATCCAGGCCAAGGCGCCTCGCCTCCTCCAGGTAGACCCCGGTGAGTTCCCCCAAAACGGCCACGATAAGGAGAACCGCACTGGCCCCATAGGCCCTGGCCTCCTGGAGCATGAAGGGATCCACCACGAAGTCCTTGCGCAAGAGGGGGAGGTCCACCGCTTGGCGGACCCTAAGGAGGTCCTCGAGGCTGCCTCCAAAGTAATGGGGCTCAGTGAGGACGCTGAGGGCCCTGGCCCCGCCCCGCTGGTAGGCCTGGGCAGCTGCCGCGGGATCCAGCGCCCTTATGGCCCCTTCCGAGGGGCTTGACTTCTTCACCTCAGCGATCACGGAAAGCCCTGGCTGAAGCAGGGCCTCCCGGAAGGAGGGCACCGCCTCGGGAGCAGGGGGAAGGGGATAGGGAACCACCTCTTCCGCCCGCCTGCGGGCAATCTCCCCCAGAACGCCGGGAACCCTACTCAAGTGGGGGCGCATGCCCTCGTTATACCACGCCTTCATACGATGCCTTTTTACGTGTAGGGTAAGGATTGTGCGAGGGGTGGCCCTGGCCTTGGGAGGTGGCGGTGTGCGCGGGTACGCTCACCTGGGGGTGCTGGCGGTTTTGGAGGAGGCCGGAATACCCATCCGAGGCCTTGCGGGAAGCTCCGCCGGTGCCTTGGCAGCCGCCGCCTACGCCTTCGGCCACAAGGATCCCTGGAGGGTTCACGAGGCCATCTTTGACCGGGAGATCGCCGGGCTCCGCCAGGGGGGGAACCTCCGCACCCTGGCCAGGCTCTTCACCGCCTTCCGGCGCCCTCACCTTTTTGAAGCGGAAAGGATCGCCCTGGGGTTACAGCGCCTCTTCGGAGAGGCCCGCCTCGAGGCCAGCCCCATCCCCTTAGCCATCCAGGCGGCGGACCTCCTCACGGGGGAACGGATCGTCCTTCGCCAGGGACCAGCGTGGAAGGCGGTTCTCGCCAGCATGGCTATTCCTGGCCTTTTCCCTCCCGTGCCCTGGGAGGGAAGGCTTTTGGTGGATGGGGACGTGGCGGAAAAGGTGCCGGTGCGGGCAGCCAAGGAGCTTTTCCCCAAGGTGGTGGCGGTGGACGTGTCCAACCCTCCACCCAAGGAAGGGCCAAAAACGGCCCTGGAGGCAGCGCTTCTAGCCGGGGAGGCGAGCCGCAGGCGCCTTAAGGACCTTGCCCTGCAGGAGGCTGACCTGGTCATCGCCCTAAATCCTCCCATGGCCATCGGCACCTTCGACCACAAGGCCCTCCCCTTGGTCTACCAGCTCGGGCAGAAGCGGGCCAGGGAACACCTCGAGGGGATCAAAGCCCTTTCCCGGGTCCGCCTAAAGGATGTGGCCCGGGCCCTGAGGCTTTCCCAATAGAAACTACTTTCTGGCCAGCAAGGCCTGTTCCGAACGGTACCAAAGGTACAAAAACCCAAGGGCCCCCAGGAGAAAGAGCAGAAAACCCCCTGGCCAAAGGAGGAGGCCCATCACCCCCAAAAAGAAGAAAAGGGCTCCCCCCAAACCCACCACCCGCAAGGGTGTGAGGGGCTCCTCCCCTTCCCTCCGCCAGCTGGCCTCCGCCTGAAAAAGAAGCCATAAACCGCCTCCTAGGGCCAAGGCCCAAAGCAGGGAGTGGGACGCCCGGGGCAATACCCAGGCCAGAAGGAGGAGCACCCCTCCTTGAAGAACCAGGAGGAAACCCGCGTAAAGCCTAAGCCCACGAAGGCGCAGGGAAGAAGGAGCCTTCGGATCCAGGAGGGCCTCCAAAAGCCCCCAAAGACCTTCTTTGCGCTCGGGAGCAGGCATGGGCCTAGTGGTGCAGGACCCGTTGCAGGAAGGCCCGGGTCCTTTCCTCCTTGGGGGAAGAGAAGATCTCCTCCGGCCTCCCCTCCTCCACGATCTGACCCCCGTCCATGAAGATCACCCGGTCCGCCACCTCCCGGGCAAACCCCATCTCGTGGGTCACCACCAGCATGGTCATCCCTCCACGGGCCAGGTCCCGCATCACGTCCAACACCTCCCCCACCATCTCCGGATCCAAAGCGCTGGTGGGCTCGTCAAAAAGCATCACCTTGGGCTCCATGGCCAAAGCCCGGGCGATGGCCACCCGCTGCTGCTGGCCCCCGGATAGCTGCCCAGGGTACTTCCTCGCCTGGTCCAGGATCCCCACCCGCTCCAAAAGCTCCAAAGCCTTCCGCTCCGCCCTCTCCCGAGACCAGCCCCTCACCCGCATGGGGGCCAGGGTGATGTTCTCCAGCACCGTCATGTGGGGGAAGAGGTTGAACTGCTGAAAGACCATCCCCACCTCCCGCCGCACCTCCTTGAGGGCCCTTTCGTCTTTTACCCTGTGCCCGTCCACCACCACCTCGCCCTCCTGGAAGTCCTCCAGGCGGTTGATGCAGCGGATCAGGGTGCTCTTCCCCGAACCCGAGGGGCCGATGATCACCAGCTTCTCCCCAGGGGCCACCTCCAAGTGAATGCCCTTCAACACGTGCAATGAACCGAACCACTTGTGCAGGTTGTGGATACGGATGATGGGGTCCACCGCCTTCATTTTCGCACCCGTTGCATGGCGTAGACCAGGAGGAAAAGGGCCAGACCGAGGGCATCCGTAAGAAGGCCCGGTATCACCAAGGTGAGGGCCGCCGCCATGAGCAGGGCCCTCTCCAAAAGGGTGGTGCGCTTGTGCAGGAAGCCCACCAGGCTGGCGCTGAAGGCGGTCATGCCCAAAAGGGCAGAGAGGACGATCCAAGCCCCCTCCAGGACGCTATCCACCCCGAGGAGGAGGAGCTTGGGGCTGAAAAAGAACATGTAGGCGAGGAGGGCGGTGCGAAGCTCGTACACGAAGCCCTGAACCGCCGTCTTCCAAAAATCGGATCTGGCGATGGCGCTGGCCGCGTAGGCGGCCAAGGCCACCGGAGGCGTGGAGTCCGCCATGATGCCGAAGTAGAAGACGAACATGTGGGCGGCCACGGGCGGCACCGCGTAGCCCGCTTTCTCCGAAAGCTGAAGCACCACCGGCACCACCAAGGAGGCCATGACAATGTAGTTGGCGGTGGTGGGGAGGCCCATGCCGAGAAGGAGGCTGGTGAGCTGGGCCAGGATGAGAACCAGGATCAGATTCCCCCCCGATAAGCGTTCCACGACGTCCGTGAGGCCAAAGCCAATCCCGGTCATGGTGACGATGCCCACGATGACCCCCGCGGTGGCGGTAGCCAAGGCGATGCCCACCATGCCCCGAGCGCCCGCCTCGAGACCCTCCAGGATGAGCCTTCCCCCCCTAAGCAGGCCGAAGCCGAGCCCGGTTCTCGCCCGATAGGCCCGCCACACCTCCTGGACCAGGATGAGAACCAGCATGAGGAAGATGGTGTTCAAGGCTGCCCGCTCGGGGGTCAGGCGCAGGGCCACCAGGGCGTAGACCAGGTAGACCAGGGGAAGAAGGTAATGGAGGCCCGAGCGCAGAATAGGACCCACGGGGGGTAGCTCCGACCTGGGTACCCCCTTGAGGCCCAGCTGGAGGGCCTCGAGGTGCACGGTGATGAAGAGGGTGGCATAAGCCAGGAGGGCGGGGATGACCGCGATCAGAATGAGCTGGCTATAAGGGATGCCCAAGAACTCCGCCATGATGAAGGCCGCAGCCCCCATGACCGGAGGCATGAGCTGCCCGTTGGAGGAGGAGGCCACCTCCACTGCCCCAGCCTTCTCCGGCGGATACCCCACCCGCTTCATCAAGGGGATGGTGAAGGTGCCCGTGGTGACCACATTGGAAACGGAACTGCCCGAAACCACCCCCGTAAGGGCGCTGGCCACCACCGCCGCCTTGGCGGGCCCCCCGCGGAAGTGGCCCAACAGGGCGTAGGCCACCTGGATGAAGAAATGCCCCGCCCCAGCTTTTTCCAGAAGCGCGCCAAAGAGGACGAAGAGAAACACAAAGGTGGCAGAAACCCCCAAGGGTACCCCCCAGATGCCCTCGGCGGTGGTGTAGAGCTGCCCCATGAGCTGCCCCCACTGGCTGCCCGCATGGAGCTGGAGCCAGGAGGGAAGGGTAAAGGGTAGAAGCCCCTTGGGCCCGGTAAGGGCGTAGAGGACAAACACCGAGGCGATGATGGGCAGCGCAGGCCCCACCACCCGCCAGGCAGCCAGGAAGAGAACCAAAAGGGTCAGGGTCCCCATGAAGACATCCCGCTGGCTGGGGATACCCCCCCGGAGCTGGGTGATCCCGTAGTAATCCCAGACCACGTAAAGGGCCCCGACTACTCCCAAGAGGGCCATGCTCCAATCCAGGAGGGGGATACGCTCTCGCGGTCCCCGCCTCCCCGGGTAGGCCAAAAAGGCTAGAGCCAAAGCAAAGGCCAGGTGCACCGCCCTAAGCCGCATGGGGTCCAGGGTACCCAGCTCGGTGGCCCAAAGCTGAAAGAGGCTCCAAGCCACCCCCAGGCCGAAGAGCACATACCGGCCCGCTCCCTTGAGCCTTCGCCCCCCTAGCTCGGTTTCCTCCACCAAAAGCGAGGCGTCCTTCTCCATGCTTCCTCCAGGCAAAGGGGGCCCCAGGCGGGGCCCCCTGGGCTCAGCCAAGAGCCTACTTGAGGACTCCTACCTCCTTGTAGAACCGCTCCGCACCAGGGTGCAAGGGAATGGGCAGGCCCTTCACCGCCTTCTGCAGGCTGAAGAAACGCTCCAGGTTGGGGTGGATCTTCTTGAAGGCCTCCTGGTTGCCGAACACCGCCTTCATGAACTTGTACACGGTATCGGCGGACAGCTTCTCCGAGGCAATCAACATGGCCTGCACCGCCACCGTGGGCGTGGTGACCTCCACTCCCTTGTAGGTGCTCCCAGGGATGTTGAAGCCCACGTAGAAGGGGTACTTCTTGGCGATGGCCTGGACCTTGCCCAGGTCCACCGCCACCAAGGTGATGGGCGTGGTGAGGGCCAGTTGCTGGATGGCGCTAGCCCCTAGGCCCACCGTGTAGAAGAGGGCATCCGCCCGCTTATCCTGCATGAGCTGGATGCCCTGGGTGGCGCTCACCCGGATGGCCTGGCCCAGGTCCTCAAAACGGAGGTTGTAGGCCTCGAGGATCTGCCTCGCGTTCTGCTCCGTCCCCGAGCCCACATCGCCCACCACCACCCGCTTACCCTTGAGGTCCGCCACGGTGCGGATGCCCGCATCGGCCCGGGCCACGATATGGATGACCTCAGGGTAAAGGGCCGCCAAAGCGCGGATGCCCTTCACGGGCTTCCCATCAAAGGCAGCGATGCAACATCCCTGATAGGCGTAGTAGGCGATGTCGTTTTGCGCTAAGGCCAACTCGAACTCCCCGGCAGCGATGGCGTTAATGTTGGCCACGCTGCCCCCGGTGGAGCGGGCGTTGGCCCGAATGCCCACGTTGGCATCGTTCACCAGCTTGGCCATACCCGTGGCCACGGGAAAGTAGACCCCCGTGGTGGCCCCCGAGCCGATGGTGACGAACTCCTGGGCTAGGCTCAAGCCCAGGAAGGCGATCCCTGCCAATAACGTATTCCTTAGCCGCATAACCTTACACCTCCTTTATGCCGCAGGCAGTATACCCGTAGCCCCTTCCCCTCCACAAGCCCTACCTCCCCGCCACCTGGAGCCTCTGCTCCAAAAGGTTTGTGAAGAAGGTGAGCACGGTGGTCAGGAGGAGGTAAATGGCCGCCACCGCCAGGTAGACCTCCACCGGCCGGAAGGTGGCCGAAATGATGCGTTGCCCGGAAAGGGCCAGCTCGGTAAGGGCGATGACGCTGGCCAGGGAAGAATCCTTGAGAAGGGCCACCACGTTGTTGACCAAGGGAGGTACCACGATGCGCAGGGCCTGGGGCAGGACCACGAAGCGCATGGTGTCCGCCGGGGAAAGCCCAAGAGACCAGGCGGCCTCCCACTGCCCCTTGGGAATGGCCTGGATCCCGGCCCGGACCACCTCGGCGTTGTACGCCCCCACGTTGAAGGAAAGGGCGATGAAGGCCGCCCAGTAGGGGGTGAGAACCTGCTGGGCCTCGGGCCAGAGGGGCTGAAGCAGGAGGGGCAAGGCATTGTAGGCGAAGAGGATCTGCACCAAAAGGGGCGTGCCACGGGTAACCCAGATGTAAAAGCTGGCGGGAAGCCGCACCCACAAACGCCGGGAAAGGCGGAACATCCCGGCGAACACCCCGATGACCAGCCCCGCCAGGCCGGAGATCAAGGTGAGCTTTAAGGTGATCTCCGCACCCAAGGCCATGGCCTGGCCCGCGGAAGCCGCCCGGTCAGGTCCAAAGCCGGTGAGGAGGAAGTAGCGCTCCAGCACCGCACCCAAAAGGGCGAACAGGCCGAAATACCCCCCAAGGAGGAGGGCCAGGAGCAAAAAGACCCGCAACCAAGATGGCATCTTCACGGCAGGAAAAGGGCCCAGGGCAACCCCCTCACCCCGGGCCCGGGGTTAGCTTACTTACAGCGCACGTCCTCGCCGAACCACTTCTTGCTGATCTGGGCGTAGGTACCGTCCTTCATCAGGTCGGCCAGGGCCTGGTTAAGAGCCTGGAGCACGCTCTTATTGCCCTTGGCCACGGCCATGGCCACCCTTTCCTGGAAGACCAACTCTCCCAGCTGGAGGGTATTCTCCAGCTTCCGCTCCTTGATGGCCTCCTTGGCCACGAAGCGGTCCGTAATCCACGCGTCCAGGCGGCCCGAAAGGAGGTCCTGAAGAGCATCGGGATCCTTCTGGTAGGTGCGGACCTGCTTGATGCCGGGAATCTTCTGAGCAGCTTCCATGTAGGTGGTGCCGATCTGCACCCCCACCACCTTGCCCTGAAGTTCCTTAGCCGTCTTGGGGCCTCCCTTCTTGCTCACGATGATGCCGCCCGTGCAGTAGTGGGGGTTGGTGAAGTCCACGGCCTTGGCCCGCTCCTCGGTGATGCCGTGGGAGGCGATCACGAAGTCAAACCGGCCCTGGTTCAGCTGGATGAGAAGGCTGTCAAAGGCTTGGGTGATCCACACGGGCTTCAGCCCCAGCTTTTTAGCGATGGCGTTGCCCAGGTCGATCTCAAACCCCGTGAGCTGGTTCTTCTCGTCGAAGTAGTTAAAGGGCGGGAAGGCCCCCTCCGTACCGATACGGATCTCCCCAGAGCGCTTGATCTGTTCCCAGGTGCGCACCTGAGCGAAGGCCACGGTCAACCCCAAAGCCACAAGCAAAAACAGGATCCTCCTCATGCTCATCCTCCCTGGTGCACGGGCCGATTATACCGGGTGCGCCCAAGGGGTCAAGGGAAGGGGGTGGTATCAGGCCCAACGCACCCAGACTACCCTCCCGGTGACGGGGTGCTTGAGGGCTAGGCGCACCCCGTAGGCGTAGCTCCCCGGGCGGGGGGGGCGGTAGAGCGCCTCGTACCCCTCCGGTCCCCCCTCCATGGGCACCACCTCGAGGTGGCTGCCCGCCCGGCGCACCACCAGCTGCACCTCCAGAAAAGGCCGTAGGGCCTCAGGCACCTCCCCCTGCACGTGGGCCCGCACCCGCATGGGGGTGCCGTTCAGGGTGAGGTCCCCCGGAACCTGCGCCCGCAGGCCCAGGCGCTCCAGGGCGGGAAGGGCCTGGTGGAACTGGGCGAGGAGGGCGTGTTGCCCTTGGGCCACCGCCGCCCAGTGCGCCCCCCGCTCGTAGCGCTCCAGGTACTCCCGCACCATGCGGGCAGCGCTGAAGTGGGGACCCACGGTGCGCAGGCTTTCGTGGACCATGGAAAGCCACCCCGAGGAGTAACCCTCGGGACCCTTGGCGTAGAAAAGGGGTAGCACCTCCCCCTCCAGCACGTCGTAAAGAGCCTGGGCATCGGCCATATCCTGGGCCTCCTCGCTCTCGTAGACCCGTTCATCGCCGATGGCAAAACCGTTCTTTCCGTTGTAGGCCTCAGCCCACCAACCGTCCAGGACGCTCAGGTTCAAGACGCCGTTCAAAGCCGCCTTCATCCCGCTGGTGCCCGAGGCCTCCATGGGCCTCCGGGGAGTGTTGAGCCAGACATCGCTGCCGTGGACCAAAACCCGGGCCAGGTACATGTCGTAGTCCTCCAGGACCACCATGCGCTCCTCGAGGCCGTACTCCTTGATCTTGGCAAAGAGCTCCTGGAGATAGGCCTTGCCGGGCTCGTCCTTGGGATGGGCCTTGCCCGCAAAGACAAACTGCACGGGATAGGGCCCCTGGAGGATGCGGAGGAGGCGCTCGGGATCCTTGAACAGCAACACGGCCCGCTTGTAGGTGGCGAAGCGACGGGCAAAGCCAATGGTGAGGGCCTCCGGGTCCAGGACGCGCTCCGCCTGGCGGAGGCGGCTGGGGCTTTCCCCATTCCTGCGGCGTTGTTCGTAAACCCGAGCGCGCACCTCCCGCACCAGCTCGGCCCGGAGGTCCTTGTGGATGCGCCAGAACTCCTCTCCCAGACCCTCCACCTTCCAGGTGGCGGGGTCCTCGGGCCGCTTCAGCCACTCGGGGCCGAAGACCTCGGCGTAGTGGCGGCGAAGCCTAGGATGGAGGAAGGTCCAGGTGTGGACCCCGTTGGTGACGTGGCCGATGGGCACCTCTTCCTGAAGAAGCTCCGGCCAGAGGTGGTGGAACATCTGCCGGGAAACCTCCCCGTGGAGGCGGGAAACCCCCCCGGCCTGGGCGCTGGTCCTGAGGGCCAGGTTGGACATGGAGAACACCTTGCCCCAGGGCTTCTCCTCGAGGCCCAGGGCGAAAAAGGCCTCCCTGTCCACCCCCAGCCTCTCCCAGAAGCCAAAGAGGTATCGTTCCACAAGCTCCAGGGGGAAGGCGTCGTGCCCTGCGGGCACCGGGGTGTGGGTGGTGAAAAGGGCCCCGGCGCGGGCCAGCTCCAGGGCCACCGGGAAGGCATGCCCCTCGGCCACCAGCTCCCGCACCCTCTCCAGGCCCAAAAAGGCCGAGTGCCCTTCGTTCATGTGGAAGACCTGGGGGTTAAGCCCTAAAGCCCGTAGCAGCCTGATTCCCCCGATCCCCAAGACCATCTCCTGCTGGATGCGCGTCTCCAGGCCGGGAGCGTAAAGCCTGGCGGTGATGGCCCGGTCCTCTGGAAGGTTTTCCGGGAGATCGGCGGTGAGGAGGTATACGGACACGGCGCCCACCTGCACCCGGAAGGCCCCAAGCCAGACCGTGCGCCCCGGGAACTCCACCCCCACCCTAAGGGGGCGGCCCTCCCGGTCCTGGACGGGCAGAAGGGGCAGCTCTTCCGGATGCAAAGCCTCGTACACCTCCACCTGGGCCCCATCGGGGGTAAGGCGCTGGTGGAAGTAGCCCTCGTGGTAAAAGATCCCCACCCCC is part of the Thermus caldilimi genome and harbors:
- a CDS encoding IS110 family transposase — its product is MRFFLRGLPPISLVLCTMSAFVGVDVSARWLDVALPSGEVLRVPNPEGIPSLLEALPPGASVGLEATSTYYRPLAYALHQAGFWVYVLNPQAVKAYARSLLRRAKTDKADARLIARFLAERHVDLPLYTPLEDSLVLLSLLVRFSEALTSDRVGALNRLHAWEYVVPGVSGILGYVPRTLRGLREEVMQKALEVAQADPVVSRWLDSLTTLPGFGHVLALKVLAYSGDMTRFRSARAYAAFTGLTPRIYQSGDAPEKSAISRVGPSRLRSAFYMAALSAYRFDAERREWVDRMVARGKPKRLALTALAARLARAAWAVCVRGA
- the trpC gene encoding indole-3-glycerol phosphate synthase TrpC, with amino-acid sequence MRPHLSRVPGVLGEIARRRAEEVVPYPLPPAPEAVPSFREALLQPGLSVIAEVKKSSPSEGAIRALDPAAAAQAYQRGGARALSVLTEPHYFGGSLEDLLRVRQAVDLPLLRKDFVVDPFMLQEARAYGASAVLLIVAVLGELTGVYLEEARRLGLDALVEVHTERELELALEAGAEMVGINNRNLTTLQIDLTAAPRLGRLAREAGFGGVLVAESGYSRREELKPLEGLFDAVLIGTSLMKSPDLEEALRALVDLNGDLSSPPDAHSPRRTC
- a CDS encoding TRAP transporter permease; amino-acid sequence: MEKDASLLVEETELGGRRLKGAGRYVLFGLGVAWSLFQLWATELGTLDPMRLRAVHLAFALALAFLAYPGRRGPRERIPLLDWSMALLGVVGALYVVWDYYGITQLRGGIPSQRDVFMGTLTLLVLFLAAWRVVGPALPIIASVFVLYALTGPKGLLPFTLPSWLQLHAGSQWGQLMGQLYTTAEGIWGVPLGVSATFVFLFVLFGALLEKAGAGHFFIQVAYALLGHFRGGPAKAAVVASALTGVVSGSSVSNVVTTGTFTIPLMKRVGYPPEKAGAVEVASSSNGQLMPPVMGAAAFIMAEFLGIPYSQLILIAVIPALLAYATLFITVHLEALQLGLKGVPRSELPPVGPILRSGLHYLLPLVYLVYALVALRLTPERAALNTIFLMLVLILVQEVWRAYRARTGLGFGLLRGGRLILEGLEAGARGMVGIALATATAGVIVGIVTMTGIGFGLTDVVERLSGGNLILVLILAQLTSLLLGMGLPTTANYIVMASLVVPVVLQLSEKAGYAVPPVAAHMFVFYFGIMADSTPPVALAAYAASAIARSDFWKTAVQGFVYELRTALLAYMFFFSPKLLLLGVDSVLEGAWIVLSALLGMTAFSASLVGFLHKRTTLLERALLMAAALTLVIPGLLTDALGLALFLLVYAMQRVRK
- a CDS encoding amino acid ABC transporter ATP-binding protein — encoded protein: MKAVDPIIRIHNLHKWFGSLHVLKGIHLEVAPGEKLVIIGPSGSGKSTLIRCINRLEDFQEGEVVVDGHRVKDERALKEVRREVGMVFQQFNLFPHMTVLENITLAPMRVRGWSRERAERKALELLERVGILDQARKYPGQLSGGQQQRVAIARALAMEPKVMLFDEPTSALDPEMVGEVLDVMRDLARGGMTMLVVTHEMGFAREVADRVIFMDGGQIVEEGRPEEIFSSPKEERTRAFLQRVLHH
- a CDS encoding zonular occludens toxin domain-containing protein, whose amino-acid sequence is MIEAFVGIPGSGKSYALVLKGLEALSAPSPRPVYANFGFIRENVYHYLRRRKKLPHREAVLRTDLIREIRDYSDLLNVHDGVLLFDEAHMWLPSRQFDLIPVEVIAFWSQHRKVGVDVYLATQRYGSVDAIVRELVAFVYWARPAPFWLRVLLIPWARGRKVLRYTSIMDESLGMMQKQAKGIFEGVARNSVVILDPLAAACYDTYAIFEPPIVRLQRELDPKKRAIFDRMGLAWDASRVRGRRDMPRAVDGAPYLTMEELAHAYRHGLKPHELLRKKWEEWVSSSHDEPAGSPAVLSSEDTSDAPLDWSRFAWGG
- a CDS encoding patatin-like phospholipase family protein, which encodes MRGVALALGGGGVRGYAHLGVLAVLEEAGIPIRGLAGSSAGALAAAAYAFGHKDPWRVHEAIFDREIAGLRQGGNLRTLARLFTAFRRPHLFEAERIALGLQRLFGEARLEASPIPLAIQAADLLTGERIVLRQGPAWKAVLASMAIPGLFPPVPWEGRLLVDGDVAEKVPVRAAKELFPKVVAVDVSNPPPKEGPKTALEAALLAGEASRRRLKDLALQEADLVIALNPPMAIGTFDHKALPLVYQLGQKRAREHLEGIKALSRVRLKDVARALRLSQ
- a CDS encoding TAXI family TRAP transporter solute-binding subunit; the protein is MRLRNTLLAGIAFLGLSLAQEFVTIGSGATTGVYFPVATGMAKLVNDANVGIRANARSTGGSVANINAIAAGEFELALAQNDIAYYAYQGCCIAAFDGKPVKGIRALAALYPEVIHIVARADAGIRTVADLKGKRVVVGDVGSGTEQNARQILEAYNLRFEDLGQAIRVSATQGIQLMQDKRADALFYTVGLGASAIQQLALTTPITLVAVDLGKVQAIAKKYPFYVGFNIPGSTYKGVEVTTPTVAVQAMLIASEKLSADTVYKFMKAVFGNQEAFKKIHPNLERFFSLQKAVKGLPIPLHPGAERFYKEVGVLK